The Corynebacterium mycetoides genome includes the window TTGAAATCTCTGGCCATGGGGCTCACGCTACCAGCGGGGGTAGGTTGAGGGCATGCTTATCGACGCCTCATTACTGCCCCGGCCCCCGCAGCGCGTCATGGCGGGCGTGGTGCACCTGCCCGGCTTCCTCGGTATGGACACGCAGGCGGCGCTGGTGGAGCAGGCGCGCCTGATCGCGCGCTCGGTGGCGGGGACCCCGGTCGCCATGCGCCGCCCGGCGGTGGGCAACGGGCAGATGAAGGCGTACCTCATGTCGCTCGGCTGGTTCTGGGCGACAAACCCCTACCGGCTGGTCAAGAAGGTCGACGGCTACCCCGTCCCGCCCGTGCCGGAAAACTTCCAGGAGATCGCCGACGACGTCCTGCGCGCGGCGCGGGAGGTGGACGCCCAGGTGGGGGAGTCGATCGCGGTGGAGACGGCGCTGGTGAACTACTACCCGCCCGGGGCGGGGATGGGCATGCACGTCGACTCGGAGGAAAGGGCCGACAACCCCGTGGTGAGCCTGTCCATCGGCGACGAGATCGTGTTTCGGATCGAGGGTGAGGACGTGCTGCTGATGTCCGGTGACGCCCTGGTCTTTGGCGGTCCGGCGCGCCGGGCGCGCCACGGGGTCATGGGGGCGCGCGGCGGCACCGGGCCGCAGGGGACGGGCCTTACCGAAGGCCGAATAAACATCACCATGCGCCAGGTGGAGTGATTAGGGTGTAGGAATGCAGAAAATTGCGGTTGTCACGGGCGGATCGGCGGGCATCGGTGAGGCGAGCGCACGCGCGCTGGCCGGCGACGGGTGGAAGGTCTACGTGGCCGCGCGCCGCCTCGAGCGCTGCGAGGAGATCGCGAAAGACATCGGCGGCGTGGCGGTGGAGTTGGACGTGACGGACCAGGAAAGCGTCGACAAGCTTGCCGCGGAGCTGGAGCGCGTCGACCTGCTGGTCAACAACGCCGGCGGCGCGAGGGGCCTGGACTACCTGCGCGAGGCCCGCGAGGAGGACTGGCGCTGGATGTACGAGACGAACGTGTTCGGCACCGTGCGCGTGACCAAGGCGCTCTACCCCGCGCTGCTGGAGGCGAGCGGGCTGGTGATCAACATCGGGTCGGTCGCCGGCACCGACGCCTACAAGGGCGGGTCCGGCTACAACGCGGCGAAGTACGGGCTGCGCGGCCTGACCCGCGCGCTGCGGCGCGAGGAGGCCGACAACCTCATCCGCGTCACCGAGATCAACCCGGGTCGAGTGGAAACCGACTTCTCCTTCAACCGCTTCGGCGACAGGGAAAAGGCCGACGCCGTCTACGAAGGCAAGCTCAACCTCGCCGCCGAGGACATCGCGGAGACCGTGCGGTGGGTGGCCAGCCTGCCCGCGCACGTGAACGTGGACACGCTGAGCATCATGCCGCTCGATCAGGCGGAGCGTTAGTGCTCGCACTCGTCGGCGTCTGGATGGCGGCGATTATCAGCCCCGGCCCAGACCTGTTCCAGATCATCCGCATGGGCGCGAAATCTCGCGCCGCCGGGGTGGCGTGCGCGATCGGGATCATGATCGGCAACTCGATCTGGATCATCGCCTCGCTCGTGGGGCTCAGCGCGCTCATCCAGTCCGTGCCGCAGATTCTGTTAGCCCTGCAGATCGTGGGCGGCGCCTACCTGCTGTGGATGGGCGCAGGCGCGATCCGCAGCACGGGGACCACGATCCAAGACCGCGATGTGGACGCGTCCAAGGCGCTGCGCACCGGCATCTACACCAACCTGTCCAACCCCAAGGCCGTGCTCTTCTTCGGCGCGGTGTTCGCCCAGTTCGTCCGCCCCGGGCTGGAGTGGACCATCGCGGTCACACTCATCGTGATCGGGCTGGCGTGGTTCGTGTTCTTCGCCCTGGCGGTGCGCTGGCTCGCGGGGCTGATCCAGCGGCACGGCCACCTCATCGATGTGGTCACGGGCGCCATTTTCGTGGCGCTCGCTCTCTGGATGCTGTGGGAGGGGGTCACCGGGCTAAGCTAGGCGCCATGGACGTAGCAATCAGCGGGGAGTCGATCAAACTCGGTCAATTCCTCAAATTGGCCAACCTCGCCGAATCGGGCGGCCACGCCAAGGAGCTCATCTCCTCCGGCGGGGTCACAGTCAACGGCGAGGTGGTCACCTCGCGGGGCCACTTGCTTGTCGACGCCGACCGCGTGGCCGTTGCGGGCACAACCGCCACGGTCGTGGCGGGGGCGGAGAGCACCGATTACTTTGACGAGCGCACGGCCAACGACGATTTCGACCCCGAAAAGTGGAGGAACATGTAGATGCCAGCTTTCCAAGCTCTCGAGGGCATGCCGTACTGGCAGGACCTGGCCACCCGCGACACCGCGAAGTCCACGTACTTCTACTCCAAGCTGCTCGGCTGGGAGGTCTCCGACGACTCCTACCGCGTCGCGCGCATGCAGGGGCTGCCGGTCGCGGGGTTTATCCCGCAGCTGAATGACCCGACGATGACGGACGCGTGGGTCACCTACTTCTTGGCGCGTGACGTGGATGGCGTGTGCGCGGACGTCGAGAAGCGAGGCGGCGCTGTGCTGGCTGTCGCCGACGTGTCCCTGGGACGCATGGCGCTGTGCGCTGACCCGGCGGGCGCGGTGTTCGGGCTCATCGAGCCGGCGGGGGAGGACCAGTTCGTCGCCGCCGGCGAGCCCGGCACCCCGGTGTGGCACGAGTACGTCGCGCTTGACCGCGGCCGCGAGTGCATCGACTTCTACGCCGACCTCTTCGACTGGGAGGTCACCGTCTCCGACGGCTATTACGTAGCGACGTCCGAGGGCGCGCCGTTCCTCGGCCTGCGCGACGAGTCCGACTCCCCCGAGATGCAGGGCGTTCCCGGATTCTGGGAGACCTACCTGGGCGTGGACAACGCCGAGCTCGCCGCGCGCCGGGCCACGGAGCTGGGCGCGGAGGTGCTCGCGGGGCCGGAGGAGTCACCCTTCGGGCCGCTCGTGGTCGTGGCCGACGCCACGGGCGCGACGGCCACGCTGTGCGAGGTGGCCGCGCCGGTGGGCGAGGACGAGATCGGGGAAGCGGACTCCGTCCTCCTCTGATGCGCCCTGCAAAGCTTCTCGCCGCCGCGCTCGTCGCGGCAGCGGTCACCGCCCCGCCCGCCCACGCCTACGAGGTGGACCGCGACTACGACAATGACCGCACAGCCCTGGCCGTGGTCCATCCGGACGGGCACTGGTCGGGCTCCGACACAGCGCTGGAGCCCCGCCCCGCGCTGTCCCTGTCCAAGCTTTTCCTCGGCTACTGGGTGCTCTACCACGGCACGGACGAGGAGAAGGACCTCGTGGAGGAGATGATTTCCGTCTCCCACGACGGCTACGCCCAGCGCCTCGACCGGAAATACCCGGACGCCATCGACGAGATCGCCGAGGACTTCGAGCTGCAAGAAACCGCCCGTTACGGCGCGTGGGGCCGCACGGTGACCTCCGCCTACGACGTCGCAAGCTTCGTCGCCGACATCTTGTGGGACCCGCGGGCCAAGCCGCTTCTCGACGGTATGAGGGACAAACCGGAAGTCGCCCGCGACGGCTTTCACCAGCTCTTCGGCGCGGCCGAGCTGGACCACGTGGAAGGCGTCAAGACGGGGTGGTCCGACGACCGGGTCTCGCAGACCGGGAGCCTGTCCTTCGGCCAGATCGGGGACGAGGTGTGGGTGGTCGCCGCGCTGACGTGGGGCGATGCCGAGGAGAACACGGAGGACGTGCTCGACGGCATCAACCAGGTCAACGACCGCGCCGCGCGGCCGCGGCGATTTCAGACGGACTTCTGGCAGCCGGGGGACTCGGTGCCGATCAGGTTCACTGAGTTGAAACTGAGCTGAGGAACGTCGCCACGTCGCGGATGCGCCTGCGGGCCTCGGTCGGCGTGGATATCTCCCCCGTCGAGTGGTACTCGGTAAACGCCCCCGTCCCGGCCGGCACCTGCACCAGGGCGGATTCGGGGATGTCACGGTAGTCGGGGGGAAAGCTGTAGATAGCGCGGTCGGCGGAGGTGTCGAAGCGCTGGCGGTAGAGCCACACCACCACGTCGCGCGCTCCCCGCTCACGGGCGAACGCGATCGCCGCCTCCACATCCTCCCGTCTCACGTCGAGCGCCACCGCGCCGGAGAGTTCCGCCGCGGCGGCGACCTC containing:
- a CDS encoding alpha-ketoglutarate-dependent dioxygenase AlkB, yielding MLIDASLLPRPPQRVMAGVVHLPGFLGMDTQAALVEQARLIARSVAGTPVAMRRPAVGNGQMKAYLMSLGWFWATNPYRLVKKVDGYPVPPVPENFQEIADDVLRAAREVDAQVGESIAVETALVNYYPPGAGMGMHVDSEERADNPVVSLSIGDEIVFRIEGEDVLLMSGDALVFGGPARRARHGVMGARGGTGPQGTGLTEGRINITMRQVE
- a CDS encoding SDR family oxidoreductase, with product MQKIAVVTGGSAGIGEASARALAGDGWKVYVAARRLERCEEIAKDIGGVAVELDVTDQESVDKLAAELERVDLLVNNAGGARGLDYLREAREEDWRWMYETNVFGTVRVTKALYPALLEASGLVINIGSVAGTDAYKGGSGYNAAKYGLRGLTRALRREEADNLIRVTEINPGRVETDFSFNRFGDREKADAVYEGKLNLAAEDIAETVRWVASLPAHVNVDTLSIMPLDQAER
- a CDS encoding RNA-binding S4 domain-containing protein, with protein sequence MDVAISGESIKLGQFLKLANLAESGGHAKELISSGGVTVNGEVVTSRGHLLVDADRVAVAGTTATVVAGAESTDYFDERTANDDFDPEKWRNM
- a CDS encoding LysE family translocator gives rise to the protein MAAIISPGPDLFQIIRMGAKSRAAGVACAIGIMIGNSIWIIASLVGLSALIQSVPQILLALQIVGGAYLLWMGAGAIRSTGTTIQDRDVDASKALRTGIYTNLSNPKAVLFFGAVFAQFVRPGLEWTIAVTLIVIGLAWFVFFALAVRWLAGLIQRHGHLIDVVTGAIFVALALWMLWEGVTGLS
- a CDS encoding VOC family protein — protein: MPAFQALEGMPYWQDLATRDTAKSTYFYSKLLGWEVSDDSYRVARMQGLPVAGFIPQLNDPTMTDAWVTYFLARDVDGVCADVEKRGGAVLAVADVSLGRMALCADPAGAVFGLIEPAGEDQFVAAGEPGTPVWHEYVALDRGRECIDFYADLFDWEVTVSDGYYVATSEGAPFLGLRDESDSPEMQGVPGFWETYLGVDNAELAARRATELGAEVLAGPEESPFGPLVVVADATGATATLCEVAAPVGEDEIGEADSVLL